TCTGGCGTAGGCCGCGACGGCGATGAATGGGATGGCCAGGTTCTCCATTCAGCAATATGCGTGAAGTTGTTGTCGACCATATCAACAACATGAGATCCCGCCATCGCAGACCAAAGCCGAGTTTTTGCATAGCCTCCAGTAGATGGTCCCATACGACGCTATCAAAAGCCTTGGCGATGTTAAGTTTCAGGAATAGCATCGGTGTTTTGCTCTTATGGAAGTGTTTGATTGCCCCTTGTACATATTGGAAGTTGTCTTGTATGCTATGGCCTTTGATAAATGCACTTTGGCTGTGCGATACTAGTTTATTAATATGAGGGGCGAGTCTGTTGGCAAGCATTTTTCCCAGTATTTTTGCAGCACTGTGCATAAGACTTATTGGGCGATATTCAGATGCTGTgcgggctcccccccccccccccctttttcgGCAGTGGGGTGATATTTGCCGAACTAAGTTTCCAGTGCTTCCCTCTTAAGTTGATATGTTGGTGGAGAGCTTGCAGGTCGTTCTTGATCATATGGTATGTGGAGTGCTTCCCTCTTGATTTCTGTGGGTGCCTCGAAGATCGCTGCTCTTGTGCTTGATCCAAGCGAAGGACAATTTCTTTTGCAATGTCTGACTTTAGTTTCAAGGAGCACGCTTGCCTCCTGCTCCATTTCTTCAGTGCTTTTCCTAGCCGAGCTAGCTTAACATGTAGGACTCGGATTTTGTCGTTGGAATTGACTGATTGTGCCCAGGTCTGTTGCACTATGCCTAAGAACCCCGGTATGCGCAGCCAAAAAGATTCAAAGCGGAAGCCTGGATATCTCCTGTGGAACGGTGTACATGTCAGCAGTAGCGGGCAGTGCTCTGAAGTGGGAATCGCTTGTAGGTGATAGTTCGGGTGTGCCAGTTCCCATTCTATGGTGCAGAAGATATGAATGAGAACCCAAATTAGAAGAATTACAATGACAACCTTTTAGGATTTTGCCTTGGTTTCAAAGAATTTAGTATTTTGCCACAGATGCAATGCTAATTCTTATTCATGAAGAACACGTATTTGAGCCACAGAACGCATATGGCCACTACTATTCCAGGCTAATTCTAATCGGGTGCAATTCGACAAACAccttgcatgcatgaatgcatgtgGACGTACGGCACATACCTGGGTGCGGACGATGACTGCGACGCCAGCGGAAGTCCCGCAAGGAGAAGAAGGCGACTGGTGCCCCGAAAGCAACAGACCACACGGAAGCCGCGTgcaagcaacagcagcagcggAGAAAATTTCGGTCGCCACCGGAGACCGGCGGGGGAGACGAAGGCCCTCTGGCGTATGGGGGACACCACTCCACGCTCTTCCCTCACGGGCCCAAGTGGAGTAGCAGGGGTCTGATTGGTTACTAAACCTTTGCTCGCATACACTGTTTTAACCGGATCTGATGAATGTAAATGTACTCACTAGTCTGACTCAGAAGAGAAGCTTGATTCGAGGTTTTCTCTGTAACTTGGCACGGTGGATGCAAGCTCATGCATCCACTCATACAGACAAGTCTATTTattaatatcataaaattatcttcCTACGAGCAATCAATTATAATTTCAACTCTTGTATCAACTCTTCCTATGTTTATGTTGTTATGCATACAATTTTaaatgatttttaatgaatctAGAGGTGTATTCGCAGTGAATATTCAACGCTACTCATTCTTATTATATGCACTCACTAGCATTTATTTCGACAGCTAGAACTGGCAATAACCAATCAGACGGCACATGAACCAGATACAATCAGTGTTGGCTGTTCAAGCAATACGAAAAAATTGCTGCAACTTAAAAATGAGGCATCCCAATAAAACCTGGTACAGATATCGAAATTGTGAGCTTGGCTCAAATGTCTTTGAGGGCCTTGAGGCCATACGGTGGTCGCCACTAGCTCACTTACCAACAGATAAACAAGTGCAGTGCTCATCGAATTCAGAAGGAGAGGAAAACAAGTTTCATAATACGCATATGCTGCAGAAACGATCTGGATCCATAAATCACAAATTCAGGTACCATGAAGAGTTCAATATCAGTCAAGACAGAAAAAAGTATGCTCAAAAGACTTCCCAAGTTTTCTGACAATGATATCAACCGTGCTAACAAACTCAGAAACACACAAAATTTTCGTTGATGCAGGAAGATCAAAACACAGGCAGATTTATTCGTCATCCTCGACAAGCTTGGTACCCAGACCCTTCAGGCCTTCAGGGGGGATCTCAGCAACACTGACCAGAGAGTAGAGCTCCTCCTTGGCGTCTTCCTCATCGTTCCTCTTGCGCGCGATCCTAACACGGACGCGCCTAGGCACACTCCGGATGCCGCTGCTCCAGATGTGCTTGTTGAGCTTCACATCAATCCTGACATCCGTGGTGCCCATTGCCTTCTGCGCAAACTTCCTGATCTCCTTGATGGCATTGGGTGCCTTCTTCTTGAAGGTGCTGCAAATCAGGATGAGCTCAGTTACTGATCATTGCTTGCATAAACAAGTGCCATCTGTATTCTATTTACTAAGGATGTCTGTTTCCTGATAAATCAGCTGCAATTCAGAACATGGGACATAAACAGTACCCATATGCCTACATGATACTGAATTTCAGTGTTAAATCAGATAAATTATTGACCGCAACAGATGTACTAGTATGGTGATCAAAACAAAATGTGTCTATTGTCTACGTAAGATATTATCTAACTTTGGATGAACTGGAGAACTTCAGATTAAAACATCTCCACTCTATCAATGCAGTGACGCCCAACATTGTTTTACTCCTCCATGCAGTTCAATATAGCATTTACAGCATAGCAATCATTAAATAATCATTCCTTGAAATGATTTACCTCAAGTATAATTATTTAAGCAATCTATGGTTATAACAATGCATTATGTAAGGTGCTTTCCTCTAAATTTCCCTACAGCCCAAACTCAAGCTGAGCTCTAATCTGTAACAAGGTGCTGTGCAACCCAAGGACACTGTCATACTAATTCCCACACCATGCATAGGAAACGATACTGAGGATGTTGTTGTAGTTGAGATCAATCCATCTAACAAGCATGAAACTTACTCAACCCATCTAGCAAGCATGAAACTTCCTCAATCCATCTAACAAGCATGAAGCCTCCGGAACAAAACCGAGCGGACAAGAACATGAAAAATCATACGGATCAAGCACCTAAACGGAACACAAAACGATGGACGAACATCTCATGGTACCATAAGCAAAAATTGCTGAGGACAAGCATATCCGCTAGCAACGCACCTTCCTACGCGGGGCACAAATGGCGGCTCATATTTATACAACACAATACAACTTGAAACGCTGATTCTAGAGGCATCCGGAAACAATGTGACTTAAACTTTGAACGGACGAACCTCTGAGGGCATCCAATTAGAGAAATCAGAAATGTCCTGCCCAAATGGAACACATGGTAGCATGTTAAGAAGCAACACGTGTAACGATGAGCAGATTCCATTCTACCGGGCATGTAACTGTGCGCAGCCACAGGATTAAAAAGACAGGCACCTGACTATACCCGGATTCTACATACCCCAACAAGAAACTATCACAATAACTGGACAACTGCAGCGTACTAGCCCAAGATCCACATACAGATCAACGACGGCGAAATGCGTAGGTCAATCATGGTCAATAACAGTTCCCCAATCCCAAGCGATTCATCCCCACACTGGAACCTACCACCACCAGAGCTCAAGCAAGGTCCATTCTCGAGAGCATGGCAGGAGCAAGAAAGATTTGTGTTGGGGGGGCAAGATGGGAGACTGGTGAGGTGTTGGGTACCATACCATCCGTGGAGGCGCTTGTGGAGGTTGATGGTGTACTCGCGGTTGACCACCTCGTCTTTCCTCGCCCCGCCGGCGCGCTGCTTCTTCTCTGTCATCTCCCTCCGGCAGCAGGCGGCGGCGCGCGAAGTGAGAAACCCTAGGCTTAGTCCGACGAGTTCTTCCTGGATCGCGTCATTATATTGGAGCTCGTATTCGGGCCGGATACACGCGTTTGGAGGCCCAGCGATGCCGAATGCGTGGCTGCAGGGTTCGCTTCGGCAAGACTTAAGAGACGTTAGCTACGTTTTGCTCGTGTGGAAGAGTACATGCTCTACGTGTCCACCGCCGGGAAACGTCTGTAGCGCCTTTGCGACCTTGACACAGCGTGTTGTTTAGAGTTTGTTCGGTAGAAACTTCAGCTTTAAAAATTTCTGAAAGTAGAGATGATGagttttaaaaaattttaaaGCTGGAGCTACGAGTAAATTGAGAATCTTTAGTTTAGctatcttattcttattttaaatcaaaatagatatttaaattattttattttatcctataaatttgAGATTCTGCATAAatcttgaaactaaaattctacCAAATAAGATCTTAATCAATAAAGTGTTGATTTCACTGGAACATACAAGTTTACCTTTTACCCTATGGCTATTTGAAGAGCATGGTGCAATAATATTGATAAATGTGTGAGTTCACTGGACTATTTTGCGGCTACAACCACGATTTGAGTCGCACTAACTTGTTGGATTTCATCGCGTGATCTCTTGTAGATCTTTAACAATGACTACAGTAACCAACTTACACCCGGTAAGAAAGAAGAATGAGTTAGTGTGATGAGTTGGCATGGTGATAGACCAAATTGACTTCGTCGACAAAGATGACCAAGTTACCTAGGTACCACGTTGCCATATTGTTGTTTTCTTCAgacaaattttagcaaaacCAGGCTCGAACTCAGTGTCGCTGAGAAAAGTTTTTGTTCGCATCTCATATGCCATTTCATAAGTCTAAGGCGAACTTTGTGTGATTGCTGATCCAGTAAAATTCAGCTATAGGATACTCTTGCTCAACTGTAAAAATCAGCTGGTGTAGATCTGGAAATTTCAGTCAGCATCAAACAGAATGAGTTATAACTTTGATAAATTAGTCACTATATGACTCTGATGCTTGTGCTGCTGTAAATCCATCAATTTTAGAGCGAATTCAGCTGAAAGCTATTGGCCGCCACAACAGTCGCTACCCCCTCTCTAGGTAGCTAAAAAGCTGAGTTGATTCCCATATTAAGACAGCAGATTGAAAATCTCGAGAAATTAATGCAACGAACCTTGCAGTCCATGGTGCACAGAATTGATCAAAGCAGAGGACGTGCATCTACTCCGCGAAATCAGATCGATCACAGCTTATAGCCTACTGTTTTCAGGTCTGGTCCCGTCATGTGTTGCAGAATGCAGACTTGCAGTCAGCTACCTTGTCTCTTTGTATAGATAGCTAAGTGACAGTGTTTTGAGTGAAGCATTTGCATTTGGCTTGGGCATAAATTCCTTCCTAGGTAGGTTCTTATGATCCACAGCAACTGCAATGAGATACCACCTATCTGTGGTCTTGGACGTATTAGACTACTAGTGACCTTTTGTCACCATTCATTTGGATGACAAAGATTCACTGCAACGTTATGGCCATTGGCTGATAGGCATATATGGTTTGAGTCTGAAGCTAATTAAACCAGTTTTactccaaccaaacaaataaGTGTTACAGCTAAGTACTACTGACCCCTTCTATATGTAAATAGACACCGGCAATGAGATGAAGATGCACACCACTGACCACTCACCTTCCATTTTCTCTGCCCATGAAGTTTCAGAGCCCTTCCCTTTTCTCATACCCATCGGGGTACCGTAATCGATCACCGATCATGAAGATGAACACGGAGGTCCTCTGTGATCTCTGAACCCTCGTATGGTGCTATCCCGAATGAGCTTTGATTGAGCCTTTTCCTCCCCTGCCATGTGACTTTTGAGGGTTTCTTCATCTTCTCACGTGAGAATGGGGAAATCCTTATGTTAGTTGTTGTCAAGTTCTTGCCTTTGTAAGGCCAAGGTGATGGCTTCTTGCTTGCCAGGCAGGGCTGCCGATCCACGATGGTAGGCTCATCTCTTATATTAACTATCCTTCTGAGCTTGTAAAAGGTTTTCTTTTAGTACGTGAATTTtaactctctctctttctctctcttttcattcATGTTTTTGTAAGGAATGAATTCTCTTGGGCTAGTAAATCTGGCGGTATGGATCCTTGTGGTTGAGCATAGGTTAACTGGTTGGAAGTTTTGTGGTAGAACTTGCCTATCCGGATTCAAATCTTAGACTCAGTATATGtgtttatatttataaaaataactaTTTATATCTTTGATGTCTTCACACCATGTTGACATAGAGGCTGAAAGTTGTATTTTATTCGTCTGAAAAAGTAAATCTGGCATTGTTGGCACCATCTTTTTGCCTCGAACTTTGTTTAACGAATAGTACTAAATTTTGCTTTTGGACTTTCTAGATTCTTGTAactctttttcttgttttcaaTTCATGATTTTACTCTATACAATCGATAAATTGAACTTGAATTTCCAACAGCCCATGCTCTGAATGCTTGAATGATGTTGATGAGATTATCTGAACGTATAATGCGTGATGCCCATAGatgtttcttctttctttttttttttgtaagatTTATTGTAGTTCCTTAGCTATCTCTTTAACAGACATGATTAATCATATGCTGCCATCCATTCATACAAAGAACTGAAGAAAATTGCATGACTTTTCGAGAGAACTCAAATCACGAATAAAAACTATGGGtgaaaacggatcggatacgAATCGAATAGTCCACTTTTCACATTATATCCATATTTTAATACAAATACGAATATGAATCGGAATATCCTCAAATGCGAATACAAATCAGATTGTTTGAATCCGAATCTGAATATGTACTAGATTCAGGTCTATATCAATATCATACAGCTCTAACgataaattatgaaataataaatttatttaacaCGAGTATGATGGCAATTCAACATAAAGAAGTTCATTTTTAGTGGATTGATCATCTACCTTAATGCATAGAGCCACTATCATGACTTTAGTTGATTTTGGGCCGTTGTATCGGAGATGAAAAGGATAGATTTATTGCTATAGTATATATGGTACAAtactaaataataaaataataggtAGGATTGAAAGAATTAAGCaggaaaataagataaaagaatAGAACTTTACattactcatatttatattcCATAGAAGTATTTCTATATATTCAGATACACATATTATCCATATCCATATCCATATCCATTTATGAGAAACGAATTTGGGTATATCCATATTTGTATCCGTCTGTATATTGGATATGGATTTTTCTTACCATATTTACGTTTGGCCGAATACAAATACCAGATAATATGGATATCTGCTATCCATTTTCCACCCCTAATAAAAACCAAAACTTGGATTGCGGCGGAGGCTTATGTTATGAGAGGATTACACAAAGAGATGTTCGCCTTTTTCCatattgttggtgaaagaaaatatcttccatgaacaagtgcggcgagagcctcttctagagagcaaactcaagattggagaagaagtggagaggaaggaataccGATGTGTTCATCACCAAAAGATTAGTCGGCCacgggtctgtatttatagtgccatatCGGGTGTAAGTATACAAGTATGTCTCTTACAGAGATAGTGACACATGTTATCACTATATCACAGAGACCTAAACCGGTTGAATCACACAACATAGGTCTAAGTAGAATACTTTTACTCCAACCcaaagatattatctaccatgACAAATACAGTGGTGTAAACAGGCCCAAAGAGTGGGGATCCTGACGAGGTGCTATCGAGGTGCAGAGGGTTTGGATCCTAACGCCTTTGGCGGAGGACATGAACCTTGTCGTTCCTGGCAGTAGAGTGTGCAGCCAATTGTGGGGGCATGAGATGAGTTCTTTGACGGAGGCGAGGTAGTCTCGAAGCCTAGTGGCGGTGGATGGAGACGGTGCTAACTATtaaggccgagggaggcaattTGCGACCCACTCAGCCCTGGTTGCCGCTAGGTTCTAGCATGATATGAACATTTTTCTATTCGATGCCAGTACAAACTCCTTTCCAAATTTGTTCTGGATTTCCAACTCAAAGCAATTCA
The sequence above is drawn from the Phragmites australis chromosome 10, lpPhrAust1.1, whole genome shotgun sequence genome and encodes:
- the LOC133930368 gene encoding large ribosomal subunit protein eL31-like gives rise to the protein MTEKKQRAGGARKDEVVNREYTINLHKRLHGCTFKKKAPNAIKEIRKFAQKAMGTTDVRIDVKLNKHIWSSGIRSVPRRVRVRIARKRNDEEDAKEELYSLVSVAEIPPEGLKGLGTKLVEDDE